Genomic DNA from Pungitius pungitius chromosome 12, fPunPun2.1, whole genome shotgun sequence:
TATATATCAAAAAATTTCCCCAAAGGTTGCAATTGCGGGgccaataaagagcacttttttatCCCCTAATGGCGCGACGCAAAAAATTGAGATGCAACGTAATGCATTGCCATAACACATAAAGCAATAAAGTGACGGGACCAGTGCATTTGAACGTCTTCATCTCCAAACATTGACTTCTCATTCAACCCTCCCATAGGTGACAACATATCTTTGTAGCCAAATCAATGTGACTCTTAGGTCCTTCTCAGTACACCTGAAGCACTTAATGTTTAAACAAACATTCTTTATTTagtcacaaaaaaaacctctgcaaGTTGCCCTGGGCTATCTCAGACCAGTCCACAATGTTgccaaatgtttttaatgtttccctGTGGGTGGGGTCTATGTGATTGCAGCAAGCTAAGGGTTTAGCAGACACTGTATATAAACAGCTTCAGTAACCATGTGTGAGTGTAGACAacaggagaagctgaagaagagaattgtttgtttttaaggacAAAGGTACGTTTTACAATTCCTTGCAATATCATTGAACCTCTTATTGctagtttgtttaatttaaaatgtattaaaaactgATGTTaaagtttacattttaatattgtaAAAAGTCTGTGAATGTTTATCCACCACTGGAGAACTTATTTTGATAATGCAccgttttattgattttcctaAATGCAAACATCTTTCCTTCCAGTAATAAAAGTCCATTACCTACAATAATGAACACATTggtaatgtatacatttttttcttaatttgttaATGTGGATTTACACATTCTTTATGCAGTTTGCCGTATTTTCTGATTATAAcccttttattctctttaataGTTAAGCATTGCCATTTTTGCTGGATTGTTCTGTGGTAGGTTAATTATCAATATATCTACAGTTTTCAAGATCCAAAGTCCAAATTCTGActacaaataagaaaaatacacagTCACAGTAAAGTCAATTTTTcctaaattattattaacagcAAGCAGCCAGCAGGTGGCTTCTGACGCCATCATTCCAGTGGACCAAGAAtgtaagtgattttttttatttatttagcatggCCCTGCTACAATACCATCCATATTCCAAAGCAGATTGCACCTGTTTAAAGCTGCTATTCTCCAGCAGTCATCATCTCTCTCTTATTGCAGATTGCTGGACCTCATGGTACGACCGAGACCATCCCAGTGGAACCGGGGACTGGGAGCTTTTGGTTGACCTGTGGACAGAATACCCAGGACAAATCTGTAACAAACCTGTGGTCATTGAGGCACACACCTTATCAGGCATCCCAGCAGTTCTCACAGGGGATGTCTACACGTAAGTTGCTTGATAAGAAAATAAATTTGATACTTTTCAATTCCTCAATTTCAAAGACTAATTACTGATATTTTGTGATCATCATAATGTCACCATTTTAGCTGCTGCTTAAACACTGAATGCAAACTTAATTCATATTTACTTTAGAAATTTTGTCTTACTTTAAATGTTGTAATGATCCACATGatgcttggaactttttttcaGCTCCCATCCCCTTTATGGATTTGTTTGCCTCAATAACCAGCAAAAATCTCGGTCGTGCCTTGACTACAAAGTTCGGTTCATGTGTCCATGCAGAAGCGACTGATTCCACCACAAACACTGCGatggatgaaaagagaaaatgttcaAATTTCGATCACTTGAACTGTTGTCcgatttttctttcatgttatttcttctctcttgtTGTGCCGGGTAGAGGAAGCATTTTAGGTCTTTTTTGCAGCAAGCAATTAGACTTAACTGTGTGAAGCTAAATGTAGCTTAGCCATTGCTAATTCTATTATCCAAGCTTCTGCTTTTACCATGTTAAAACCTCTTGTGGCATGAGGCCCATATTGTGTTTTGTCAGTCCGTctatcatcttttcttttttgtgattGTTAAATCATTATCTTGTATTGTCAGGAATAAATCAACAgttcaaatcaataaaactgGCAATATACAACAAACTCATTTTGTTGTTACGTTTTACTCAACAAAAGGATTTGATGTTTGGAACAGACGGTCTAATCAGCTATGATACAAAGACTATAGGCAATGCAGGACACCGGTTTGACCTCAATTTTAGACAGAGATTGTGTACTTCTTAGGCACAGTCATAATCTAAAGTTGTACAAGCAActttaaattaaagctgcgagcagcgatgaacgggccttcgcctctccttgcatgccggggggcagcggtcagca
This window encodes:
- the LOC119220542 gene encoding cartilage intermediate layer protein 1-like, which encodes MNTLLSIAIFAGLFCASSQQVASDAIIPVDQEYCWTSWYDRDHPSGTGDWELLVDLWTEYPGQICNKPVVIEAHTLSGIPAVLTGDVYTSHPLYGFVCLNNQQKSRSCLDYKVRFMCPCRSD